A segment of the Rhizoctonia solani chromosome 12, complete sequence genome:
ATTTTCTCTCAAGTTTAGAGCATTCAGTACTAGTACGCAAGAACTTTGCAGAACTAGAGGCCTTGGTTGTTTGCATTAGTTTATCAATTTCTTTCATACATGGTCATCTATCACTTTCTAATTATAAGCTTTACAATTTGAGTGATAAAATAACAACATTACATTCTAAGTCCTACAAATACACACATGCCAGAGAAATAAGTAGTAGAGCGTTATGTCTCAACCGAAATACTGAGATATGGACATTCTGTTCGAATGCACAATGTTGTTATACGCATGTCCAATCGCGCCAAAATAAAATACACCTTCGGGCACTTAAAGTTCGTTGCAGGTCACTCACTGCTTCACTTGGAGTACAGCTCATCCTCCTATCAATATCAAACAAAATCCCTCAACAGACGTCGCTCGCTTGTTTTCAGATCTTCTCCCAGGTACTGGAGCTGTTCACACTTGGTATTTCAAGAATACCGAACCCCTTCATACCTCGCGAATTATTGCCAGGATGGGTATACAAAACTACGTCTGTACAAATCCAGGATACGTGAAATAATATTGACCCCTTCGGGTGGCTCATCGTATTCTAGATATGCCCCTATCTTTTGAAGACTATGCAATTCACGTCTAAGTCTGTGGCTTGCGCGTACTGGCTTGAGCTGTACCCGCCGTTGATTTCGACCTAATCCCCTGAGCCCTAAGCCTATAAAATATAGAGGCTGGAACGCAATCTACCCAGCTCATCCCATCAATATAAACACTATGGCTTCTCCACCTCCATATACATCATCTCAGAAAGAAAATGGTGACAAAGCAGAGCCATTGAACGTATTGTGAGTCGTGAATACGTCACATGGTTTCGAGAAACCAGAATTAACAACCTGTATGCGTAGAGTATTTGGACCCACCGGTGCCGGAAAATCCACGGTAAGTGATACTAACACCTAGTGCGTATATACCTGGGATCCTCAGAGCTTACGATATTCCTTTGGATTATAGATAATCAATCTTCTCACCGATAACTCGGCCAACCTAGCAATCGGAGAGGGGCTCAAATCCTGCACGGAGAGGATGAGCAGGGCCACCCTTCCTCGGATTCACAAAGGACGGAAATTCACATTTTTCGATACACCAGGGTTCGATGATACGAAAATGGCCCCAGCACAGCAACTCTTGAAATTAGCCCATGGGCTAGACAAGCTGTGAGTTTTACGGCTTTGAGTTTGTGTGTTTCTTGTATATTGGTTGATATTAACAAAAATCCTTTGCAGAAATACAGAACATAGCAGAAAGCCACACATACACGGAGTCATCTACGTGCATCGTATTACGGACAACAGAATGAAAGGATCGGCAGTTGACGCTATACGTGTGTTTGAAAAACTCATTGGCGAAGATATGTTTGACCATGTGGTAATTCTAACCAACATGTGGGATAACCCTCCCGACGAAGCCCACAAGCGCTACGAAGACGAACTCGCGAAGGAAGAAGAGTTCTTCGGGAAACTCATAAATGCAGGGGCGAATGCTGGAGGTCGCTATAGGATCGTGAAGGGATCCACTGCTGAACAAGCACAATCGGCGCTACTCGATGTATTCGTGAAGCGCCCATCCAAAATCGCTCAGATTCAAACTGAAATGCAAAAGCACGGTGTTAAATTGGGGAGTACCTCAGCAGGCCGGGCGGTACGCAACACAGTATCTTCAATGCGTAAAGATCTCGAGGACGAGTTGAAAGATCTTCGAGAATACTACTCTGAATTTCCCAGCAAGGATCCGATAGAGCAAGATCGGATGAATCAAGCGATCCAAGACCTTGAAACCAAGTTGGCTGCGCTATTTATACAAGAAAAGCTACTAGAATTGAGCAAGAGTTGGATGATTTGGGTGATTTGGACAGCTGCGACGACCGGGGCAGCTATGGCCGAAGTAGTCGGAATGATATCTATCAGTGCCTGCTCCGGAGCTTGCGTTGTAGGAGCGGCGGCACCGGCGATAGGCGCTTTAACAGTGGCAGGAGCAACGTTGGTTTATGGAGGGATCAAGAGCTTCTCCAAGTGGATATGGAACGCCTAGCTCAAAATCAAACAATGGGTTCATGTGAATTAAATTGAGATACGAGATACACGATCTACtatctttgttgttttcATCTTGCCAAATGTCAATTTAATGAACAGCTTTGATCAATATGTTCAGATTAAGTGTACAAAGGCGGGTCCACATTGTGAGTGAATCTGTACGCATGTACCCAGGAATGAGCCTTTCACCGTTATATCTTTTAAGCTTCTGACGCATTTAATTTTATAGTTCATTCCCGCCAGGTCTTAGCCCCATTCGATGGCTATGGAGGGTACCAGTTTCCCTCAAGGATTTGCCGAATTTAAGCTGCAGTGATATCGAGTTATTGGGTGACCACCATTAAGGCCATATAAAATAAAAATAGCAACCAATAGAAAAAGGCTCAATTCCAACATATGAACAACGTGGATACCAGATTTAGAGGCCATGGCACAATAGGCATCTCCATCTTGACAGGAGTCAAGGAGTTGTGGGCCCGTTGTAACGGTCTGCCTTGGGGAGACTATAGCGCTAGGGCCTACAGATGATACTCGGTCCATGCATATGCCATGGTTCGGCCAAAAGACCTAAGGTGATCTAAAAAGTCTATGAATCAGATAGGAATAATAATCCGGTGCGAGTTGATCAATGAGACGAGTCTACCGATATTATAAATGACCTGGGTACTGGATTTAAGACCGACGCTATCCAGCCCTGAGGACGCGAGAGCATACCATTAAGGCTGAGAACTGAATCCAAACGATTTGAGGATCGCCCTCGTTGGGCATCTTTTTAGCAACACGGGTACTTGCATTATTTAGTAGTAGCGCAACATTGCTATTTTTAGTTAATGGTATTCAAAGTAATAGTTACAGATTGGTCGATTGTATATATGGGTATCACATGCACTTTCGAGTCAATAAAGGTCGCACGAACGATACTTTGTACTCGTACAATATTCATGGAATGGATACGGGTTTGCTAGAAATATATACAATATATAAATTTTAAGAATGTTACGGTTGGTGGGCGTCAATAGAACGAATGCCACCGTACAGCAGGGTAGTAGTTCGCAAGTAATTTACTTCTGGCGGAGCTTAGCCACGGAGCAGTACGTCTTTCTACTTCAGATGAACGAGCCCTGTGAGTTCTGGCGTGATCGACTGCGGACTCACTACTGCCGCCACGGCCGAACAGGACGCGGTGCGAGTCATTGATGATCACATTCTCCCACCCCTACACGCGACTTCGGCAGTATTTGCAACCATGCATGAGCCAATCACCTCGATGAAAACACGAAATTCGCGTGGACGTTTCCTCTCAGAGTCGCGTGTAGCAGACATAACAGGAACCATGCCTTAAGATAGACCGGGCTGATCGGGGAAGCACATCCATTCAAGGGGCCGATAAGACATAAATGTAATCCGATAAAATGCGAGTGTGGCAACCTCTGGGTCATTGCATTTTTCTGCATTAAAAACTGCCTATTGGCTTGTGCGTGAGCTCAAGTGTGAGTTTGTAGATCACGTACATGTGGGCTGGTTGTGTGAAACGGAGTTGTTGGTGGCGGGCTGCGAGCACATGGAGTCTCAGGATACACATGCTTCGTTCAGCCAATCAGCGCCAATCCGGAGTTTATTTATCAGCCAGGTGGAAGCCATAAATAGTGTAATAGACGCGCAAACGAATTGGCCAGTGTCCTTCACAATGTTGCCCGAACCGCCGCCCGATGTCGAGGCGTGCTTGGACTCGATAACATGTATTCTTGGCATATCTCTGACCGCCATTGTTCCTGCCATTGCGCTTGTGATTGTTGCGCTCCATGTTTTGGGACTGGAGCCACCTAAAATCCCGATTTTTACCCAATTTATCAGTGAGTTTTGCGTCGTGCGAGGACTTGTTTCATCTGAGTGCTGATAGACTTGGGACAGCCGAAGATGATATCGTAGCTGTTGAAGTTGAAGAGGCTGCGAACAATACCAAACCAAAGGCAACACCTCCACCCGATGCTGACATCCCAACCGAACGCTCGTCACTGCTTCCCAACAGCGGCACCCAAGCCACTCGACCCGACAGTTGGCGCCAAATTACATTCACTGTTCTGGCTCTCCTGGAAACCGCTGGGTGGACTGCAGCTGTTGTTGACCGAGCAAGGCATGGCGCAGGTCTCTTGGCTCTTGTCACCGCAATTGTCGCACTTGTTTCTTGGGTTTACGCCGCTCTTCGTCCGAATATCAGGCCCTCGCGCACCCCTTACTATGACCTCCTTACCATTTATTTCAGCCATTTCCTTGCTGCATGTGTCGCTCTCTATGAATCTTCTACCTCAGCTACCGGTAGTATCGGATTCAGCACAGACAGGCTTGCCCATGTCATCAGTTCACTCTTGACTTTTGTGGGATTGGCCGCAATCGTCAATATGCCACTATCGCTGACCGGGAAGCCCGAGGTTGATGAAGATGTAAGAGTTGCTTGTATCCCCACCCCGTTAACATTCTTAATCTCAGTGTATAGGGCTTGCATCCGTCACTCGAGGACTATTGTACTCTCTGGCAATGGATGACATTCACTTGGGTCAGCCCCATCATTTCGTTGGGAGTTGTCCGACCTCTCGAAGAAAAAGATGTGTGGAGACTCAGCCGGTCCATGCGCACTCGAACTTTGATGCGCAAATTCCTCCAAGTCCAGTGAGTTTTGCCTTTCTCGACTGTAATTCTGGTTTTCTCAGTTATTTCGTAGGCGGCCATCGCTCCTGCGTCGCATTCTCGTAGCAAATGCCATGGATTTGTTCCTTGACGGTTCGTTAACGGTAAGTAACCACATGGCTTGTCAGATATCCACATGGTACTGAGCTTTCCTCGGTATTGCTTCTTTCGTTCGCGGAACATCTACCACATTTATCTCGTTGTATAGGTCATATCGACTCTCATGAACTTTTCCGCACCTTTCTTCCTTAACCTGACTCTCCGAGCCATGTTCGACGACCAACCAGTCTCGGCATCGTCGGCTAGCTTTTCAACTTCTTCCCTTACCGACAATCTTCATTTTTATGCCTCTGTTTCTCTAGATTCGATATTCCTGCCCACTTGGGTTCGCACTTTTGGAGGCGCAGAACAAGCCTTTACCAGTGCCACAGAGTCCCCTCGCAAACTGCAGCGTAGTGATGCCTACTTCTTTGCCATCGCCGCATTCGTTTGCCAACTCATCAAGTCCCAGAGCGATTTGCAACACTTGTACTTTTCCCGTCGAGCTTCGGTTCGTGTCAAGGGAGAGCTTGTTGCAAGCGTTTACGAAAAGGCATTGAAACGCAAGGACGTGACCGGCGCTGTCCAAAAGAACCAAGAGAAGGATGtgaagggcaagggcaagggaaaagcAGCCAAGCCTGAAGATCCCCAAGACTCGTCCAGCGCAGACGTCGGAAAGATTGTATCCCTTATTGCGGCCGACTCGGAGCGTGTGTCAAGGTTCGTCTCTATGGGTCCTGTGAGTTATATTTCCGTCTGGCCATAATGATATCCATTGACTGAAATTCATCTGGGGTCTAGTTCATCTACGATGCCCCGCTTAGTATCATTATCGCTTGCACTATGCTCTACAACCTCATGGGGTGGACTGCGTTTGCTGGATACGTTGCCTTGCTTATCGCGCTGCCTATCAACACAGTTATCGTGCGCCGTACCTCTTCGTTCCAACGATCCGTCTCGTCCATGCGTGATCGCCGTATGAGGGCTATGAACGAAGCAATCCAGTCCATCAAATTTATCAAGTTCTCGGCCTGGGAATCCCGCTGGATCAATCGTGTTCTCGAGGCTCGGAGCGACGAACTCAAGTGGCTCCGCAAACTCAAAATATCGTTCTTTTTCCTCGGGATGATGTGGGACATTGTCCCTATTTTGGTTTCGGCTATTAGCTTTTCATGCTTTACTCTGATAGCCAAGAGACAGCTGACGGTGGATATTGCTTTCCCGTGCATTACGGTCTTTAGCATGTTGAGCCAGAGTTTGACGGCTGTAAGTGGAACCACCAGTCTCCGTCGTTGGTCTTGTCCTGTAGTGCTGACAAAAACGTCTGTTGAATACGTAGCTTCCGATGATCGCGAATTGGTACGCACACGTTTATCTCCatgttcttttctttttctagAGCACTAACCGGGGTCTCTTATCTAGGTTCGTGATGTGCATGGTCGCTGTCAAGCGCATCGAAAAGTATCTTTCCGAGGAAGAAGTGCCAGAATACGTATCGTCTCTCAGGCGTGCTGCACCTTCCCCACACGAACCCGTCGACTCCCGCATCGGCTGCGCAGGCGCCACGTTCCGTTGGCCCGAAGCGCCCACCGACGACGCGCAGAAAAAGGAAACCAAACCTGGGTTCTTTTCCAAGATCGGCTCCGCCTGGGGGTCTCTCACCGGGTTCATCGGCCGCGTATTCGTTCTGCTGAGGTTAAAGAAAAGGCCTGAAGAAGTTCCTAAAGGTGACGATGGTGACGATCGCACCGAACCTGAAGATGTCCCCGAAAAGCCGTTCGAGTTGAAGAATGTGAGCATTGTGTTTCCCGAGGGTGTCATGTCGCTTGTGTCCGGACCTACGGGAAGTGGGAAATCGTCCTGTGAGTGTGTGGTTCTTGGGGATGCTCCCCTCTTTCTCTTTGTTTCTTTGTTTCTGACGAATGGTCCCTGGAAACTCGACTGCTTGGATAGTGCTTGCCGCGCTCTTGGGCGAGATGGATCGTATCGAGGGCGAAGTGTATCTTCCAAAGGAGCCGACCCGCTTGAACGAGAAGACTGGACTCCCGATGACGATTAGTTATTGCGCGCAGCAACCCTGGTTGGAGCATAGTAAGTCATTTCGACCGGAACGATGTAAATCCTGAATCTAACCGAGGCTACAGAAACTATCAAGGATAACATGTGCGTACAACACCCGGGCTTTTTGCCGGTTCCGAGTTTCTAACTGGAGATGATGTGTACAGCTTGTTTGGGTCTCCGTATGATAAGGAGCGTTATGAGGCTACATTGAGTTGTTGCGCTCTGTTGCCCGATCTTGCCGTTCTGGAAGATGGCGACCAAACGGTGAGTATATGTCTCGTTTTATCTGGTGATACCAAACTGAGATACGCGGGCTATAGGAAATCGGAGAGAAGGGTGTGTCTTTATCTGGAGGCCAAAAGGCTCGAGTTGCTCTCGCACGTGCTGTATACGCTCGAACCCAGGTCGTATTAATGGACGACGTTTTGTCcggtatgtcttccattcaaGCTCTGTTTTGTGGGCCTGAATGGAAACTAATACACTTGGTCTGTAGCTGTTGACTCTCATACTGCCGAGCTTATCGTCAAACGCTGCTTCCTGGGGCCTCTTATGAAGCACCGTACCGTTATTTTGGTGACCCACCATGTTGACCTTGTCCTTCCCGCGGTCTCCTGGGTCGTCAAGCTTTACGAAGGCCAAGTTGAATCCCAGGGCACGGTTGCACAACTCCGTGAATCAGGAGCACTATCGTCCATCCGCGCGGGGCAGAAAGAAATCGAGTTGACAGAGGAAGTGATCACGACCGAGAGCGGAGAGGACCAAACCGGCGGGCCAAAGGATCCGAACAAGACTGCGAGGAAGTTGGTGGAGGACGAAAAGAAGGCCAGGTATGGAATAACTTGACTTTGCCCCAGCGGTTGCGTTTGTTCATCCCATGGTATCCATTTAGCGGAAGCGTCGGTATCGCTGTTTACAAGACTTATTTGTCTGCGGCTTCCTACGTCCTGTTCTGCTTCCTGGTTCTGTTCCTGCTCTCGGATGAGTTGTGTGAGTatttttattattattatccGGGAGACCGACCCAGGTTTAACGCTCGTTTTTTAGCCAAGTTGTTCCAAAAGTTCTGGATCAAGTGTAAGTGATGATGATTTTCGTTGACTTTACGTTTCGTAAATAAAACTGGACAGATTGGAGCGAGAGTTATATGACTCAGGACGCCCAGGTTTACACTTCAAGCGGATGGCTCGAGTGGAAGTTCCCTCCTGCCAACCAAAATGTTCTTCCCTACCTGTTGGTCTATATTGGAATTCGTAAGCATTCTGCGTTATTTAGATTTACTCAAACTCACGACCCTTGGGCAGAGGCATGGATCTCTTTTATCAATATTATCAGCCAAATCCCTAGCATCATGTCAACTTTGCGAGCCTCTCGATTGCTCTACGAAAAAATGCTGAGATCCGTGATGCGCTCTCCAAGTCGGTTCTTTGACAAGACTCCTTCAGGGCGTATATTGAACCGATTCAGGTGTGTAGTTTTACCCAAGTGGAATTATAAGAGCAGTAGATTGACAGCACCCGGTTCGATTGTTTAGCAAAGACATTGACACTATCGATGGAGGCCTTCAAGATTTCATGATACAAGTGCTCAGTCAGATGATCACACTCTCAGTCGCAGTCGGTACCATCGTTTATGCTGTTCCGGTTTTCATCGTACCTGCGATTGTGATCGCATACATTCACTTGTGGTTTGCCCGTGGCTACATCAATGCGTCGCGTGATCTCCGCCGCATTGAGTCAAACACCCGGTCTCCTATCGTTTCATCGTTCAGCGAGCTTGTTGTTGGCATCGTCACCGGTAAGTCGAACCTTCTTACATATGCTTCATTGGAGCTCATTTGCGCTTTCAACGTCAGTCCGTGCATTCGGTTCGGAAAAGTCGTTCCTAAACAACATGTACAAGCGCGTCGATCGTACCCAGGCTGCCACTCATTACTACTGGATGTGTAACCGTTGGCTGTTGTTCCGCTTCGATTCCCTGGGAGCATTGTCAGTTCTTATTGCCACTGCTG
Coding sequences within it:
- a CDS encoding 50S ribosome-binding GTPase, producing MASPPPYTSSQKENGDKAEPLNVLVFGPTGAGKSTIINLLTDNSANLAIGEGLKSCTERMSRATLPRIHKGRKFTFFDTPGFDDTKMAPAQQLLKLAHGLDKLNTEHSRKPHIHGVIYVHRITDNRMKGSAVDAIRVFEKLIGEDMFDHVVILTNMWDNPPDEAHKRYEDELAKEEEFFGKLINAGANAGGRYRIVKGSTAEQAQSALLDVFVKRPSKIAQIQTEMQKHGVKLGSTSAGRAVRNTVSSMRKDLEDELKDLREYYSEFPSKDPIEQDRMNQAIQDLETKLAALFIQEKLLELSKSWMIWVIWTAATTGAAMAEVVGMISISACSGACVVGAAAPAIGALTVAGATLVYGGIKSFSKWIWNA
- a CDS encoding ABC transporter transmembrane region; amino-acid sequence: MLPEPPPDVEACLDSITCILGISLTAIVPAIALVIVALHVLGLEPPKIPIFTQFITEDDIVAVEVEEAANNTKPKATPPPDADIPTERSSLLPNSGTQATRPDSWRQITFTVLALLETAGWTAAVVDRARHGAGLLALVTAIVALVSWVYAALRPNIRPSRTPYYDLLTIYFSHFLAACVALYESSTSATGSIGFSTDRLAHVISSLLTFVGLAAIVNMPLSLTGKPEVDEDGLHPSLEDYCTLWQWMTFTWVSPIISLGVVRPLEEKDVWRLSRSMRTRTLMRKFLQVQRPSLLRRILVANAMDLFLDGSLTVISTLMNFSAPFFLNLTLRAMFDDQPVSASSASFSTSSLTDNLHFYASVSLDSIFLPTWVRTFGGAEQAFTSATESPRKLQRSDAYFFAIAAFVCQLIKSQSDLQHLYFSRRASVRVKGELVASVYEKALKRKDVTGAVQKNQEKDVKGKGKGKAAKPEDPQDSSSADVGKIVSLIAADSERVSRFVSMGPFIYDAPLSIIIACTMLYNLMGWTAFAGYVALLIALPINTVIVRRTSSFQRSVSSMRDRRMRAMNEAIQSIKFIKFSAWESRWINRVLEARSDELKWLRKLKISFFFLGMMWDIVPILVSAISFSCFTLIAKRQLTVDIAFPCITVFSMLSQSLTALPMIANWFVMCMVAVKRIEKYLSEEEVPEYVSSLRRAAPSPHEPVDSRIGCAGATFRWPEAPTDDAQKKETKPGFFSKIGSAWGSLTGFIGRVFVLLRLKKRPEEVPKGDDGDDRTEPEDVPEKPFELKNVSIVFPEGVMSLVSGPTGSGKSSLLAALLGEMDRIEGEVYLPKEPTRLNEKTGLPMTISYCAQQPWLEHKTIKDNILFGSPYDKERYEATLSCCALLPDLAVLEDGDQTEIGEKGVSLSGGQKARVALARAVYARTQVVLMDDVLSAVDSHTAELIVKRCFLGPLMKHRTVILVTHHVDLVLPAVSWVVKLYEGQVESQGTVAQLRESGALSSIRAGQKEIELTEEVITTESGEDQTGGPKDPNKTARKLVEDEKKASGSVGIAVYKTYLSAASYVLFCFLVLFLLSDELSKLFQKFWIKYWSESYMTQDAQVYTSSGWLEWKFPPANQNVLPYLLVYIGIQAWISFINIISQIPSIMSTLRASRLLYEKMLRSVMRSPSRFFDKTPSGRILNRFSKDIDTIDGGLQDFMIQVLSQMITLSVAVGTIVYAVPVFIVPAIVIAYIHLWFARGYINASRDLRRIESNTRSPIVSSFSELVVGIVTVRAFGSEKSFLNNMYKRVDRTQAATHYYWMCNRWLLFRFDSLGALSVLIATAGSLLGGASAGLAGIVIVQAQAYVRGLYWGLRFWTELEQSLNSVERVQEYLDLPSEPPAVIESHRPPAAWPSATKGTLAFEDLELKYSPELEPVLKGVSFETKPAERIGIVGRTGSGKSTLALALFRFVDPSAGKIILDGIDITTIGLDDLRSQLTLIPQDAVLFNGTIRENLDPFNEYTDAECIEALQRVHLRTTDSPGRSLATSRAASIKDGATTPLIAGIVQPEDASHDVSQKAITVPEEPASDDSETLVATAASAAPSTPGGTGSGRTIFTLETKVSEGVTVDGKSSLAKIQCIVMDESTASVDFETDAKIQTTIREEFNQSILLTIAHRLRTIIDNDRILVLNAGRVVEFDTPANLLKKPDGVFHEMCKKSGDYDELLEMAESKARS